The Glycine max cultivar Williams 82 chromosome 12, Glycine_max_v4.0, whole genome shotgun sequence genome window below encodes:
- the LOC100795879 gene encoding calcium-binding protein KRP1 — MELDYGFDFEDCFPSMIARLGAEGFIGELCNGFRLLMDVNMGLITFESLKMSTNLLGLEVRDDELLCMLMEGDLDGDGALNQMEFCILMFRLSPCLMDMQGMEPVHHVNVI; from the coding sequence ATGGAGCTAGATTATGGTTTTGACTTTGAGGACTGCTTCCCTTCGATGATTGCGCGGTTGGGCGCGGAAGGGTTCATCGGGGAGCTTTGCAACGGGTTCCGGTTGCTCATGGATGTGAACATGGGGCTCATAACATTTGAGAGCTTGAAGATGAGCACTAACTTGCTTGGTTTGGAGGTGAGGGATGATGAGTTGTTGTGCATGCTTATGGAAGGTGATTTGGATGGAGATGGGGCTCTTAACCAGATGGAGTTTTGCATTCTCATGTTTAGGTTGAGTCCGTGCTTGATGGATATGCAAGGTATGGAACCGGTCCATCATGTTAATGTCATATAG